The following coding sequences lie in one Thermomicrobium sp. 4228-Ro genomic window:
- the sdhC gene encoding succinate dehydrogenase, cytochrome b556 subunit codes for MTTETAREVTSRGISAYRGYRPPPGMISWALHRITGLGVLLFLLLHIVDIFIVNYGPDAFNELLFLYRHPVFRIGEIILVAGLYYHAANGVRIILIDFWPQAYRFERELFYGVIAVFLLAFIPTAVLMIRAILT; via the coding sequence GTGACGACCGAGACGGCACGCGAGGTAACGAGCCGGGGGATCAGCGCGTACCGTGGGTACCGTCCCCCACCCGGGATGATTTCCTGGGCCCTCCACCGCATCACCGGGCTCGGCGTCTTGCTCTTCTTGCTGCTTCACATCGTCGATATTTTCATCGTCAATTACGGGCCGGACGCGTTCAACGAGCTCTTGTTCTTGTATCGGCACCCGGTCTTCCGCATCGGCGAGATCATCTTGGTCGCTGGTCTCTATTATCACGCCGCGAACGGCGTACGGATCATCCTGATCGACTTCTGGCCGCAGGCCTATCGCTTCGAACGAGAACTCTTCTACGGTGTCATCGCTGTCTTCCTGCTCGCATTCATTCCGACAGCGGTCCTGATGATTCGGGCCATACTGACATGA
- a CDS encoding succinate dehydrogenase hydrophobic membrane anchor subunit, producing MTAVRPHVGRERPSGGFELFSWYFFRLSGLLLIFLAIGHVVIMHVINTVDEIDWQFVADRWHSPFWRAYDWLMLFLALLHGLNGARLAVDDYIRPQGWRILAHSILWTLALLFLIIGSIAILTFDPTRFQAVAQAGG from the coding sequence ATGACTGCTGTCCGGCCGCATGTGGGTCGCGAACGGCCATCAGGAGGCTTCGAACTCTTTTCGTGGTATTTCTTCCGGTTAAGCGGCCTCCTCTTGATCTTCCTGGCGATCGGGCACGTGGTTATCATGCACGTCATCAACACGGTGGACGAAATCGACTGGCAGTTCGTCGCCGATCGCTGGCACTCGCCGTTCTGGCGCGCCTATGACTGGTTGATGCTGTTCCTGGCACTCCTGCACGGTCTCAATGGGGCCCGGCTGGCGGTGGACGACTACATCCGGCCCCAGGGTTGGCGCATCCTGGCGCACTCGATCCTTTGGACGCTCGCGCTCCTCTTCCTCATCATCGGCTCGATCGCGATCCTGACCTTCGATCCGACTCGCTTCCAAGCGGTCGCACAAGCAGGGGGTTGA
- the sdhA gene encoding succinate dehydrogenase flavoprotein subunit — MYHRFDAVIVGAGGAGLMAAAQLAGRCNVAVISKLYPVRSHTGAAQGGIAAALGNVEEDHWIWHMFDTVKGGDYLVDQDAAEVLAREAIDAIIELEHWGFPFNRTPDGRIDQRRFGGHTRNFGEGPVRRACYAADRTGHMILQTLYQTALKRQVTFFDEFMMLDLLLTDDGVCTGVVAMDIETGEIHVFHAKAVLLATGGFGRVYKVTSNALAATGDGDAIAFRRGIPLEDMEFYQFHPTGIYKMGILLSEACRGEGGILRNGLGERFMERYAPTLLDLAPRDMVSRAIYQEIRAGRGVDGKDYVWLDLTHLPADVIETKLPDITDFVRTYLGLDPVKDLIPIQPTAHYAMGGLPTDVDGRVTVDAQNTPIPGLYAAGECACVSVHGANRLGTNSLVDLVVFGRRAGRHMLQFVRENDFHPLPKEPDYRARAEVEWILENEGNERVAQIRAELQEAMMTDAGVFRTGDGLKRLQQKLGELRNRYTRIRIDDKSRTFNMELVEALELGFLLDCAEAIAASALAREESRGAHYREDFPVRDDANWLKHTLITRTSGGLQLSYKPVVITRFEPKERVY, encoded by the coding sequence ATGTATCACCGCTTCGATGCTGTCATCGTCGGTGCTGGCGGCGCTGGGCTGATGGCCGCTGCCCAGCTGGCTGGTCGTTGCAACGTCGCGGTCATCAGCAAGCTCTACCCGGTCCGTTCCCACACTGGAGCCGCCCAAGGCGGAATCGCCGCCGCGCTCGGCAACGTGGAAGAAGACCACTGGATCTGGCACATGTTCGATACCGTCAAGGGCGGTGACTACCTCGTCGACCAGGACGCTGCCGAGGTTCTGGCACGCGAGGCGATCGACGCCATTATCGAGCTCGAGCACTGGGGATTTCCCTTCAACCGCACACCGGATGGCCGCATCGACCAGCGGCGCTTCGGTGGTCATACGCGGAACTTCGGTGAAGGGCCGGTCCGGCGCGCCTGCTACGCAGCCGACCGGACCGGACACATGATCCTGCAGACACTGTACCAGACTGCGCTCAAGCGGCAGGTCACGTTCTTCGACGAGTTCATGATGCTCGACCTCCTGCTCACCGACGACGGCGTCTGCACCGGCGTGGTCGCGATGGACATCGAGACGGGCGAGATCCACGTCTTCCACGCCAAGGCCGTCCTGCTGGCCACCGGCGGCTTCGGCCGGGTGTACAAGGTCACCAGCAACGCCCTCGCTGCGACCGGCGATGGCGACGCCATCGCCTTCCGCCGGGGAATCCCGCTCGAGGACATGGAGTTCTACCAGTTCCACCCGACCGGCATCTACAAGATGGGCATTCTCCTCTCCGAAGCTTGCCGCGGCGAGGGAGGCATCCTCCGCAACGGTCTCGGGGAGCGGTTCATGGAGCGCTACGCACCGACGCTCCTCGACCTCGCCCCGCGCGACATGGTCTCGCGCGCCATCTACCAGGAGATCCGGGCTGGTCGGGGCGTGGACGGCAAGGACTACGTCTGGCTCGATCTCACTCACCTGCCGGCCGATGTGATCGAGACGAAGCTTCCCGACATCACCGACTTCGTGCGGACGTACCTCGGTCTCGATCCGGTGAAGGATCTCATCCCGATCCAACCCACGGCGCACTATGCGATGGGCGGGCTCCCGACCGACGTCGACGGTCGGGTGACGGTCGACGCGCAGAACACTCCGATCCCGGGACTCTACGCCGCCGGCGAGTGCGCCTGCGTCAGTGTGCATGGGGCGAACCGGCTCGGTACCAATTCACTCGTCGACCTGGTCGTCTTCGGCCGGCGGGCCGGGCGACACATGCTCCAGTTCGTCCGGGAGAACGACTTCCACCCGCTGCCGAAGGAACCGGACTACCGTGCCCGCGCCGAGGTCGAGTGGATCCTCGAGAACGAGGGGAACGAGCGCGTCGCCCAGATCCGTGCCGAGCTGCAGGAAGCGATGATGACCGATGCCGGTGTCTTCCGGACAGGGGATGGCCTCAAGCGCCTCCAGCAGAAGCTCGGCGAACTCCGCAACCGCTACACCCGGATCCGGATCGACGACAAGAGCCGGACGTTCAACATGGAACTCGTCGAGGCACTGGAGCTCGGATTCCTCCTCGACTGCGCTGAAGCGATCGCTGCGTCCGCGCTCGCCCGGGAGGAGAGCCGGGGCGCGCATTATCGGGAGGATTTCCCGGTACGCGATGACGCCAACTGGCTCAAGCACACCTTGATCACGCGGACGTCCGGCGGTCTGCAACTCTCCTACAAGCCGGTCGTGATCACCCGGTTCGAGCCGAAGGAGCGGGTGTACTGA
- a CDS encoding succinate dehydrogenase iron-sulfur subunit, which yields MQVTVRVQRFNPEKDTKPYYQEYTVEVEPTDRVLDALNAIKWYHDGTLTFRRSCAHGVCGSDAMRINGRNRLACKVLIKDLGPKITVEPLLGFRIIRDLVVDMEPFFAQYRAVMPYLINDEPPPVRERLQSPEERERYDDTTKCILCACCTSACPIFWTTEWLGPAAIVNAHRFLFDSRDRATEERLAILNQKFGVWRCRTIFNCTEACPRGIQVTNAIEQVKRRILFEES from the coding sequence ATGCAGGTGACGGTACGCGTCCAGCGGTTCAATCCCGAGAAGGACACCAAGCCCTACTACCAGGAGTACACGGTCGAAGTCGAGCCGACCGATCGGGTCCTCGATGCCCTGAACGCCATCAAGTGGTACCACGACGGGACGCTCACGTTCCGGCGCAGCTGCGCGCACGGCGTGTGCGGGTCCGATGCCATGCGGATCAACGGGCGCAATCGGCTGGCCTGTAAGGTCCTCATCAAAGACCTCGGTCCGAAGATCACGGTCGAGCCCTTGCTCGGCTTTCGCATCATCCGCGATCTCGTCGTCGACATGGAGCCCTTCTTCGCCCAGTACCGGGCCGTGATGCCCTACTTGATCAACGACGAGCCACCACCGGTACGCGAGCGCCTGCAGTCACCAGAAGAGCGTGAGCGCTACGACGATACGACGAAGTGCATCCTCTGTGCCTGCTGCACCTCGGCGTGCCCGATCTTCTGGACTACGGAGTGGCTGGGGCCAGCTGCCATCGTCAACGCGCATCGTTTCCTCTTCGACTCGCGCGATCGCGCGACCGAGGAGCGCCTGGCGATCCTCAACCAGAAGTTCGGCGTCTGGCGCTGTCGGACGATCTTCAACTGCACGGAGGCGTGCCCGCGCGGTATCCAGGTGACCAACGCGATCGAACAGGTCAAGCGGCGGATCCTCTTCGAGGAAAGCTGA